One segment of Pantoea sp. Lij88 DNA contains the following:
- a CDS encoding hydantoinase B/oxoprolinase family protein → MAIDGRNLQILANYCAAAADAMAFTLMRTAHSTFVKETEDFSCQIVSRSGLAFASPRSFGAPWYSGIDYAPVLALIEEYADGDICITNDAYAGNVATHSPDIHIWKPVFHEGEIVCFVVGHIHNTDVGGAVPASLSRSLTDIVQEGIRIPPLKIMRQGQLNEEVASIMRLNVRVPDQNWGDFKAQLASVNVGERKIHDIIARFGIDDFLQGIEGILDYAEAQARSIISTIPDGEYFYADYADEDGEGGYPCRIAITLRVQGDRLELDYTGSDPQLASSLNMPTGGRERHPLALVGVTYVLSTLDRSLLLNAGTLRPTRAILPPGTVMNCEAPAAVGMRSLTCALSQIATVGVFSLAMPDRLPANSPGGNSIMNIRTQTQNRSVVASLGPVGGGAGGTPRHDGPDGSGGLSAFLKNTPIEINEAEVPIRFHRYGLAQDSAGAGRYRGGLATEMAFEIFSPNTTITARNRNRSVFASAGVVGGQSGALSYFRTRRDGEVINHGNTDVIHCQPGDVVEVRGPGAGGYGLPSQRDIEAVMQDVHCGYLSVAAARAQYGVVVVDNRVDREATERLRAAMPQQAAHHFDHGEARSRFETLWTPQRYQALTTFLASAPVSWRHFLKTQVFRAVARIGETADMNQIFSDLRQRYPAMANN, encoded by the coding sequence ATGGCGATTGATGGACGTAACTTACAGATCCTGGCGAACTACTGCGCCGCCGCTGCCGATGCGATGGCCTTCACCCTGATGCGCACCGCGCATTCTACTTTTGTGAAAGAGACGGAAGATTTTTCCTGCCAGATTGTCAGCCGCAGCGGGCTGGCGTTTGCCTCGCCGCGCAGCTTCGGCGCGCCCTGGTACAGCGGTATCGACTATGCGCCGGTGCTGGCGCTGATTGAAGAGTACGCCGACGGTGATATCTGCATCACCAATGACGCCTACGCCGGGAACGTCGCAACTCATTCACCCGATATCCACATCTGGAAACCGGTGTTCCATGAGGGTGAAATCGTCTGCTTCGTGGTCGGTCATATTCATAACACCGACGTCGGCGGCGCGGTGCCCGCCTCGCTGTCGCGCTCGCTGACCGATATCGTGCAGGAGGGGATCCGCATCCCGCCGCTGAAGATCATGCGCCAGGGGCAGCTTAACGAAGAGGTCGCCAGCATCATGCGGCTCAACGTGCGGGTGCCGGACCAGAACTGGGGTGATTTCAAGGCGCAGCTGGCCTCGGTGAACGTGGGTGAGCGCAAAATACACGACATCATTGCCCGCTTTGGCATCGATGATTTCCTGCAGGGCATTGAGGGCATTCTCGATTACGCCGAAGCGCAGGCGCGCAGCATTATCAGCACCATTCCCGACGGGGAATACTTTTATGCCGACTACGCCGATGAAGATGGCGAGGGCGGTTATCCCTGCCGCATCGCCATTACTCTGCGGGTGCAGGGCGATCGGCTGGAGCTGGACTACACCGGCAGCGACCCGCAGCTGGCTTCGTCGCTGAATATGCCGACCGGCGGGCGCGAGCGGCATCCGCTGGCGCTGGTGGGCGTCACCTATGTGCTCTCTACTCTTGATCGGTCTCTGCTGCTTAACGCCGGTACGCTGCGGCCAACCCGGGCGATCCTGCCGCCGGGCACGGTGATGAACTGTGAAGCACCCGCAGCGGTGGGGATGCGCTCGCTGACCTGTGCGCTGTCGCAGATTGCCACTGTCGGCGTCTTCTCGCTGGCGATGCCGGACCGCCTGCCCGCGAATTCACCGGGTGGCAACTCGATTATGAACATCCGTACCCAGACGCAGAACCGCAGCGTGGTCGCCTCGCTGGGACCGGTCGGCGGCGGCGCGGGTGGCACGCCCCGTCACGACGGTCCCGATGGCTCCGGCGGCCTGTCCGCCTTCCTGAAAAACACCCCAATTGAGATCAACGAAGCGGAAGTGCCGATCCGTTTTCATCGCTATGGACTGGCGCAGGACAGCGCCGGAGCCGGTCGCTATCGCGGTGGCCTTGCGACTGAAATGGCCTTCGAGATTTTCTCGCCCAATACCACCATTACCGCGCGGAACCGTAACCGGTCGGTGTTTGCCTCGGCGGGCGTGGTGGGCGGCCAGAGCGGAGCGCTGTCCTACTTTCGTACCCGGCGTGACGGCGAGGTCATCAATCATGGCAATACCGATGTGATCCACTGCCAGCCGGGTGACGTGGTTGAAGTGCGCGGCCCCGGCGCGGGCGGTTACGGCCTGCCGTCACAGCGTGATATTGAGGCGGTTATGCAGGATGTGCACTGTGGCTATCTCAGCGTCGCGGCAGCCAGAGCGCAGTATGGCGTGGTGGTTGTTGATAATCGCGTGGATCGGGAAGCGACAGAACGCCTGCGCGCCGCCATGCCGCAGCAGGCCGCGCACCATTTTGATCACGGCGAAGCACGCAGTCGCTTTGAAACGCTCTGGACGCCACAGCGTTATCAGGCACTGACCACATTCCTGGCAAGCGCGCCGGTCAGCTGGCGTCACTTCCTGAAAACCCAGGTATTCCGGGCGGTGGCACGGATAGGCGAAACGGCGGATATGAATCAAATATTCAGTGATTTGCGTCAGCGATACCCAGCCATGGCGAACAATTAA
- a CDS encoding thiamine pyrophosphate-requiring protein produces MSMKTSDFFVQRLKEWGVTRIYGYPGDGINGVLGAIQRANAKGDGIEFIQVRHEEMAAFMAAGHAKFTGELGVCLSTGGPGATHLLTGLYDAKMDHAPVLAIAGQAEATARGASYQQEMNLDRIFSDVANFVQEASTTTQVRHLLDRGVRIAKAQNGVAVIIIPKDIQDEEWQPPQHLHGFTHSGSGYQRPKVIPYEADLQRAAEVLNAGKKVAILIGAGARNAAVEVVQVANVLGAGVAKALLGKDVLPDDAPFVTGSIGLLGTKPSSDLMKNCDTLLMIGSGFPWTEFLPEEGKARAVQIDIDPAMLGLRYPSEVNLHGDAAETLRALLPLLEHKEDRSWQEDIAVQVRDWWTLMEERAMAPANPVNPQRVVWEMSPQLPDNAIVTSDSGSCANWFARDYRVKQGQRASLSGGLACMGAAVPYAIAAKFAHPEKPVVALVGDGAMQMNNMAELITIQKYWQQWADPRLIVCVFNNQDLNQVTWEQRVMEGNPRFDASQQLPDVKYAEFAESLGMIGIFIDNPDDLAGAWQRALSADRPVLLEVKTDPEVAPLPPHITFKQAKAFMASMVKGDRGAAQIISDTASQLFHKKH; encoded by the coding sequence ATGAGCATGAAAACCAGTGATTTTTTTGTCCAGCGCCTGAAAGAGTGGGGCGTCACACGCATTTACGGCTATCCGGGAGACGGCATTAACGGCGTGCTGGGCGCCATCCAGCGCGCGAACGCTAAAGGCGACGGCATCGAATTTATTCAGGTTCGCCACGAAGAGATGGCGGCCTTTATGGCGGCCGGGCACGCGAAATTCACCGGTGAGCTGGGCGTCTGCCTCTCAACCGGCGGGCCGGGCGCAACCCATCTGCTGACCGGACTCTATGACGCCAAAATGGATCATGCTCCGGTGCTGGCGATTGCCGGACAGGCGGAAGCGACCGCGCGGGGTGCCAGTTACCAGCAGGAGATGAACCTGGATCGCATCTTCTCGGATGTGGCCAACTTCGTTCAGGAAGCTTCAACCACGACGCAGGTGCGCCATCTGCTGGACCGGGGCGTGCGCATCGCCAAAGCGCAAAATGGCGTAGCGGTAATCATTATCCCTAAAGATATTCAGGATGAGGAGTGGCAGCCACCGCAGCATCTGCACGGGTTTACCCATTCCGGCAGCGGCTATCAGCGTCCTAAAGTCATTCCTTACGAAGCGGATCTGCAACGCGCCGCTGAGGTGCTTAACGCCGGTAAAAAAGTGGCGATTCTGATCGGTGCAGGCGCACGTAACGCCGCCGTTGAGGTGGTGCAGGTCGCCAATGTATTGGGCGCGGGCGTGGCAAAAGCGCTGCTCGGCAAAGATGTGCTGCCGGACGATGCGCCGTTTGTCACCGGCTCGATTGGCCTGCTGGGTACGAAGCCGTCCTCCGATCTGATGAAGAACTGCGACACCCTGCTGATGATTGGTAGTGGCTTTCCGTGGACGGAATTCCTGCCGGAAGAGGGCAAGGCGCGTGCGGTGCAGATCGACATCGATCCCGCCATGCTGGGCCTGCGCTATCCCAGCGAAGTCAATCTGCATGGCGATGCGGCTGAAACCCTGCGCGCGCTGCTGCCGCTGCTGGAGCACAAAGAGGATCGCAGCTGGCAGGAGGATATCGCGGTTCAGGTGCGGGACTGGTGGACGCTCATGGAAGAACGCGCCATGGCACCCGCGAATCCGGTCAATCCGCAGCGGGTAGTGTGGGAGATGTCGCCACAGCTGCCGGACAACGCCATTGTTACTTCGGACTCCGGCTCCTGCGCCAACTGGTTTGCCCGCGACTATCGGGTAAAACAGGGGCAGCGCGCTTCGCTCTCCGGCGGTCTGGCCTGTATGGGCGCAGCGGTGCCTTACGCGATTGCCGCGAAATTTGCCCACCCGGAAAAGCCAGTGGTGGCGCTGGTGGGTGACGGTGCGATGCAGATGAACAACATGGCCGAGCTGATCACCATCCAGAAATACTGGCAGCAGTGGGCCGACCCGCGCCTGATCGTCTGCGTGTTCAACAACCAGGATCTCAATCAGGTGACCTGGGAGCAGCGCGTCATGGAGGGCAATCCGCGTTTTGACGCTTCGCAGCAGCTGCCGGATGTGAAGTACGCTGAGTTTGCTGAGTCGCTGGGGATGATCGGTATCTTTATCGATAATCCTGACGATCTGGCGGGGGCCTGGCAGCGTGCCCTCAGCGCCGATCGCCCTGTTTTGCTGGAGGTGAAAACCGATCCGGAAGTTGCGCCGTTACCGCCGCACATCACCTTTAAGCAGGCGAAAGCCTTTATGGCGTCGATGGTGAAGGGCGATCGCGGCGCGGCGCAGATCATCAGTGACACCGCCAGCCAGCTGTTTCATAAAAAGCATTAA
- a CDS encoding oxidoreductase, protein MTAHSSPVWLISGCSTGFGRELAQQTIARGFKVVVTARDTASIADLVEGHDNALAVALDVTRQASIDQAVKAALDAFGTIDVLVNNAGYGYQSSVEEGVESEIRAQFDANVFGLFALTRAVLPAMRKARSGHVINITSVAGLIGFASSGYYSASKHAVEGWSDSLALEAGPLGIHVTCVEPGPFRTDWAGRSLHQTPSTLPEYAETAAARMKATAEYSGTQKGDPARAATAMIAITEHANPPRHLVMGAWGHDAVTSKLKERLAEIEAWKQTSVETDFPE, encoded by the coding sequence ATGACTGCTCATTCCAGCCCTGTCTGGTTAATCTCGGGATGTTCGACCGGTTTTGGTCGTGAACTGGCGCAGCAGACCATCGCGCGTGGCTTTAAGGTTGTCGTGACGGCGCGTGACACCGCGTCCATTGCCGATCTGGTTGAGGGACACGACAACGCACTGGCGGTGGCGCTGGATGTGACCCGGCAGGCGAGCATCGACCAGGCAGTCAAAGCGGCACTGGATGCGTTCGGCACCATTGATGTGCTGGTAAACAACGCCGGTTACGGCTATCAGAGTTCAGTGGAAGAGGGTGTGGAAAGCGAAATCCGCGCACAGTTTGATGCCAACGTCTTCGGCCTGTTTGCCCTGACCCGCGCCGTGCTGCCTGCGATGAGAAAGGCGCGCAGCGGCCACGTCATCAACATCACTTCGGTGGCAGGCTTAATTGGTTTCGCCAGCTCAGGCTACTACTCTGCCAGTAAGCATGCGGTAGAAGGCTGGTCCGATTCGCTGGCACTGGAAGCCGGTCCACTGGGCATTCACGTGACCTGTGTCGAGCCCGGTCCGTTCCGCACTGACTGGGCCGGACGCTCACTGCATCAGACGCCGAGCACCCTGCCGGAATATGCAGAAACTGCGGCTGCGCGGATGAAAGCCACCGCCGAATACAGCGGCACTCAGAAGGGCGATCCGGCGCGGGCCGCTACGGCGATGATCGCCATTACCGAACATGCCAACCCGCCACGCCATCTGGTGATGGGTGCCTGGGGCCATGACGCTGTGACCAGCAAGCTCAAAGAGCGTCTGGCTGAGATCGAAGCGTGGAAACAGACGTCGGTAGAGACGGATTTTCCGGAGTAA
- a CDS encoding amidase family protein: MFDSLLDEDATTMAALIRSGEVSACELTGAALARMERREPAIQAFCTPTPERAMKQARAVDDRRARGETLGALAGVPLAVKDLICTANVRTTSGSAAYKDFVPEDDDITVERLLAADAILLGKTTAPEFGYSGVGHNPLFPSPRNPWNLAMTPGGSSAGSGAAVAARLCPIALGSDGGGSVRIPAAHCGIFGFKASMGRVPLWPGCRDERYPGVSSWESLEHIGPMTRSVRDAALMMSLMAGPDMRDRHSIPCSDVDWLGAPEHLPGKLRIAFSADFGYVAVDPEVRAVVSAAVQRFAAEIGAELELADPGFPDPAAAFGALVAMESDLTGMRQMMAEQGSEMSPHLVAMLQRDWRAENFTDAIATRKAVSNSLWRFMQRFDLLITPTLAVPPFPLGMQGPEIIDGRMVRNDHWLSFCYPFNFTGQPAASVPAGFTASGLPVGLQIVGRHLDDALVLAASAAFERIQPWNHLQPGIAQ, from the coding sequence ATGTTTGACTCCTTATTAGACGAAGATGCCACCACGATGGCTGCACTGATCCGCAGCGGGGAAGTCTCGGCCTGCGAGCTGACCGGGGCGGCGCTGGCGCGGATGGAGCGGCGGGAACCGGCGATACAGGCCTTTTGTACCCCGACGCCGGAACGGGCGATGAAACAGGCCAGAGCCGTGGATGACCGACGGGCGCGCGGAGAAACGCTGGGCGCGCTGGCGGGCGTACCGCTGGCGGTAAAAGATTTAATCTGCACTGCAAACGTCAGAACCACCTCCGGTTCTGCGGCCTACAAAGACTTCGTACCGGAAGATGACGACATTACGGTGGAACGCCTGCTGGCCGCCGATGCCATTCTGCTGGGCAAAACCACTGCGCCGGAGTTTGGCTACAGCGGCGTCGGGCACAATCCGCTGTTCCCGTCGCCGCGTAATCCCTGGAATCTGGCGATGACGCCAGGCGGTTCCAGCGCCGGTTCCGGTGCGGCGGTGGCGGCGCGGCTCTGCCCGATTGCGCTGGGCAGCGACGGTGGCGGCTCGGTGCGCATTCCGGCGGCGCACTGCGGTATTTTTGGTTTCAAAGCGTCGATGGGGCGGGTGCCGTTGTGGCCCGGCTGCCGTGATGAACGCTATCCTGGCGTGTCGAGCTGGGAGTCGCTGGAACATATCGGGCCAATGACGCGCAGCGTGCGTGATGCCGCGCTGATGATGTCGCTGATGGCGGGGCCGGATATGCGTGACCGCCACTCGATCCCCTGCAGCGACGTTGACTGGCTGGGTGCACCAGAACATCTGCCCGGCAAACTCCGCATCGCTTTCAGCGCAGATTTTGGTTATGTGGCCGTTGACCCGGAAGTGCGGGCGGTGGTCAGTGCAGCGGTGCAGCGCTTTGCCGCTGAAATCGGTGCGGAACTGGAGCTGGCCGATCCCGGCTTCCCGGATCCGGCTGCCGCCTTTGGTGCGCTGGTGGCGATGGAGAGCGACCTCACCGGCATGCGCCAGATGATGGCGGAACAGGGTAGCGAGATGTCACCCCATCTGGTCGCCATGCTGCAGCGCGACTGGCGGGCGGAAAACTTCACCGATGCCATCGCCACCCGCAAAGCGGTCAGCAACAGCCTGTGGCGCTTTATGCAGCGCTTTGATCTGTTGATCACCCCAACATTGGCAGTGCCACCGTTCCCGCTGGGGATGCAGGGACCGGAGATCATCGATGGCCGTATGGTCCGCAACGATCACTGGCTCTCGTTCTGCTACCCGTTCAACTTCACCGGCCAGCCCGCCGCATCCGTGCCCGCTGGTTTCACCGCCAGCGGCCTGCCCGTCGGCTTGCAGATTGTCGGACGTCATCTTGATGATGCTTTAGTGCTGGCTGCCAGTGCCGCTTTCGAGCGCATTCAGCCGTGGAATCACCTTCAACCCGGAATCGCCCAATGA
- a CDS encoding cytosine permease, translating to MKKSDTPALEQEFEHEPVPLSHRHSTRSVSAVWFGFPMILTNALFGGIITWHLGFWPALIAILLGNLVLFAYVGALSWYAGNTGMNFALQARRTFGSKGYILVSGFLSTVVIGWYAFQTGLTGTVINQTFGWNALAVTAFAMILYTGITFLGVRALSVLGMIAAPLFVVLGMVALWLISKQHDFSIVTQWKGSASAAGAMSMGTAVTMVVAGFADSGTMTADFTRWSKNGRSAVIAAFSAFPVANVISYLFGVVIVAVGAAVDPLTNGGNFLPMLMGHSAFLSVVACLFVFINLGSVCTHCLYNGAVGFSHLFSSKMRIWTLILGAIGGVLALAGVWSYFLEWLSLLGMVVPPFGAVMIVDLIFMARISEQRPAQRFRGTAFAAWAIGSLCAVIAHVAFPQFGEAVIGLVTAAISYSVITKMRMPRPVMENSNARLQR from the coding sequence ATGAAAAAGTCTGATACACCTGCGCTGGAGCAGGAGTTTGAACATGAGCCAGTGCCGCTGTCGCACCGCCATTCAACCCGCTCCGTCTCAGCCGTCTGGTTTGGATTCCCGATGATCCTGACCAACGCGCTGTTTGGCGGCATCATCACCTGGCATCTGGGGTTCTGGCCCGCGCTGATCGCCATTCTGCTGGGCAACCTGGTGCTGTTCGCCTATGTCGGCGCGCTAAGCTGGTACGCCGGTAACACCGGGATGAACTTTGCTTTACAGGCCAGACGCACCTTTGGCAGCAAAGGCTACATCCTGGTCTCCGGTTTCCTCTCCACGGTGGTGATCGGCTGGTATGCCTTCCAGACCGGCCTTACCGGCACGGTCATCAATCAGACCTTTGGCTGGAATGCGCTGGCGGTCACGGCCTTTGCCATGATCCTCTATACCGGCATCACGTTCCTGGGCGTGCGGGCGCTGTCGGTGCTGGGGATGATCGCGGCACCGCTGTTTGTGGTGCTGGGGATGGTGGCGCTGTGGCTGATCAGCAAACAGCACGACTTCTCCATCGTGACGCAGTGGAAGGGCAGCGCCAGCGCAGCCGGTGCGATGAGCATGGGCACTGCCGTCACCATGGTGGTGGCCGGTTTTGCCGACTCCGGCACCATGACCGCTGACTTTACCCGCTGGTCAAAGAATGGACGTTCAGCGGTGATTGCCGCATTCTCTGCCTTCCCGGTCGCGAATGTGATCTCCTATCTGTTTGGCGTGGTGATTGTGGCAGTGGGCGCAGCGGTTGATCCACTGACCAACGGCGGCAACTTCCTGCCGATGCTGATGGGGCACAGCGCCTTTCTGTCGGTCGTCGCCTGCCTGTTTGTTTTTATCAATCTGGGATCGGTCTGTACCCACTGTCTCTACAATGGCGCGGTGGGCTTCAGTCATCTGTTCAGCAGCAAAATGCGGATCTGGACGCTGATCCTCGGGGCCATTGGCGGCGTGCTGGCGCTGGCGGGCGTCTGGTCCTATTTCCTGGAGTGGCTCAGCCTGCTGGGAATGGTTGTGCCGCCGTTTGGTGCCGTGATGATTGTGGATTTGATCTTTATGGCGCGCATCAGCGAGCAGCGTCCGGCGCAGCGTTTCCGTGGCACCGCGTTTGCCGCCTGGGCGATTGGCAGCCTGTGTGCGGTTATCGCCCACGTGGCTTTCCCGCAGTTCGGTGAAGCGGTGATTGGTC